A region of Corvus cornix cornix isolate S_Up_H32 chromosome 3, ASM73873v5, whole genome shotgun sequence DNA encodes the following proteins:
- the WDR43 gene encoding WD repeat-containing protein 43 isoform X1, with the protein MAAPPCAFSPRGCRLFAASGPDGRLRVWDTAGSRLQHEYVPSAHLSAACTCLAWAPAGARQPPSKDGPQRKKRKSEVGEVDKQLDILAIGTAVGSILLYSTVKGELQSKLDGGHDSRVNCVRWHQDNCCLYSCSDDKHIVEWNTQTCKVKCKWKGDTSSVTCLCISPDGKMLLSAGRTIKLWDLETKEVYRHFTGHATSVSSLMFTTVKPMNESKPFDGITGLYFLSGAIHDRLLSVWQIRSDRKEKNAVMSFTVTDEPTFVDLTVSEVKEEPVKLAVVCRDGQLHLFEHILNGYCKKPLTSNCTIQIATPGNDGDSTPKPVPILAAAFCTDKQSLLLVYGNTLQPIIEKVSLNTSESHICLVRDIQKVLSLKTDAALTKVKTPVVNSDTKVLVPGIPGHSTAVKTPASGKEKKKNKRKPGETEESIEERLGALDIDVSKVKTPGGLPQTDSFAVLLVQGLESNDAEILNKVLNTRKENIVKNTVARMPIHAVIPLLHELTKRLQGNPYSASVMVRWLKSVFTLHASYLSTLPDLIPQLGMLYQLMESRVKTLQKLSRLHGRLFILVTQVAASQTVQDVPEVNQTAKLVYEDDSSEEEGSDDEMIADKDSDENWDEDEEKEEQSDEQDMTVEKEINGDSDLEPENESEEE; encoded by the exons GATGGCCCCCAGAGGAAAAAACGGAAGTCTGAAGTTGGAGAAGTGGACAAGCAGTTAGATATCCTGGCTATTGGTACAGCAGTTGGTAGCATTTTGTTGTACAGCACAGTAAAAGGAGAATTACAGAGCAAGCTA GATGGTGGTCACGACAGTAGAGTAAACTGTGTGAGATGGCATCAAGACAACTGCTGCTTGTATAGCTGTTCAGACGACAAACACATCGTGGAATGGAACACACAGACCTGCAAAGTAAAGTG TAAGTGGAAAGGCGACACTAGCAGTGTCACCTGTCTATGCATCAGTCCAGAtggaaaaatgctgctgtcagCCGGTAGAACTATAAAACTGTGGGACTTGGAGACCAAAGAAGTCTACAGA CATTTCACAGGCCATGCTACATCAGTGTCATCATTAATGTTTACCACAGTGAAACCTATGAATGAAAGTAAACCGTTTGATGGAATTACAGGACTGTATTTCTTGTCTGGAGCTATACATGACCGATTGTTGAGTGTGTG GCAGATCAGGTCagataggaaagaaaagaatgctGTGATGTCTTTCACAGTAACAGATGAACCAACTTTTGTTGACCTGACTGTATCAGAAGTCAAAGAAGAG CCTGTGAAGTTAGCAGTTGTGTGCAGAGATGGGCAGTTGCATTTATTTGAACATATCTTGAATGG ttacTGCAAAAAACCCTTAACATCAAACTGTACTATCCAGATAGCAACACCTGGGAATGATGGGGACTCCACACCGAAACCAGTCCCTATTCTAGCAGCTGCGTTTTGCACAGACAAACAGTCTCTGCTGCTGGTGTATGGAAACACCTTACAGCCCATCATAGAGAAAGTG TCTTTGAACACCAGTGAATCCCACATATGTTTGGTACGGGATATCCAGAAAGTGCTGTCACTTAAAACAGATGCTGCTCTAACAAAG GTAAAGACACCTGTTGTGAACTCGGACACCAAAGTTCTAGTGCCTGGCATTCCAGGACATAGTACAGCTGTCAAAACTCCAGCCTcggggaaggagaaaaagaaaaacaagaggaaacCAGGAGAGACAGAG GAGAGCATCGAGGAGCGCCTTGGGGCATTGGATATTGATGTGAGCAAAGTAAAAACTCCAGGTGGCCTTCCCCAGACAGacagctttgctgtgctgctggttcAGGGCTTGGAAAGCAATGATGCAGAAATCTTAAAT aaagTGCTtaacacaagaaaagaaaatatagtaAAGAACACAGTAGCCAGAATGCCTATACATGCTGTCATTCCACTGCTACATGAG CTTACAAAGAGATTGCAGGGCAACCCATACAG tgcCTCAGTAATGGTTCGATGGCTGAAGTCTGTTTTTACCCTACATGCATCCTACCTTTCCACA ttGCCAGACCTTATTCCTCAGCTGGGAATGTTATACCAGTTGATGGAGAGCAGAGTAAAAACTTTGCAAAAGCTTTCCCGTCTGCATGGAAGACTCTTCATTCTTGTCACCCAG GTTGCAGCATCACAAACAGTTCAGGATGTACCAGAGGTTAATCAGACTGCAAAGCTGGTCTATGAGGATG acTCCTCAGAGGAGGAAGGCTCAGATGATGAGATGATTGCAGATAAAGACTCTGAC gaaaactgggatgaagatgaagaaaaagaggagcaATCTGATGAACAAGACATGACTGTTGAAAAGGAAATCAATGGTGATTCTGATTTGGaaccagaaaatgaaagtgaagaAGAATAA